From a single Phragmites australis chromosome 7, lpPhrAust1.1, whole genome shotgun sequence genomic region:
- the LOC133924798 gene encoding ethylene-responsive transcription factor ERF025-like yields the protein MSEHGGPPSPRSSGKHPFYRGIRSRSGNWVSEIREPRKASRIWLGTFPTAEMAAVAYDVAARALRGPHAALNFPDLATSRPAPASTSADDIRAAAAVAAAALQQLPRGAAGRGIAPAAAGTARQQLSGSSAAAQQEGSSAASPYFLDEEALFETPQFLRSMAAGMMMSPPRLSPNSSDHSPDPSEAGESLWSYRDP from the coding sequence ATGTCTGAGCACGGCGGGCCACCCTCGCCGCGGTCGTCGGGGAAGCACCCCTTCTACCGTGGCATCCGGAGCCGGAGCGGCAACTGGGTTTCCGAAATCCGGGAGCCGAGGAAGGCGAGCCGCATCTGGCTCGGCACGTTCCCGACGGCCGAGATGGCCGCCGTGGCGTACGACGTGGCCGCCCGCGCGCTGCGCGGGCCCCACGCGGCGCTCAACTTCCCCGACCTGGCCacctcgcgccccgcgccggcGTCCACCTCCGCGGACGAcatccgcgccgccgccgcggtggccgcGGCGGCACTGCAGCAGCTGCCCCGTGGCGCTGCCGGACGCGGCATTGCTCCCGCGGCCGCTGGAACAGCGCGGCAGCAGCTCAGCGGGAGCAGCGCGGCGGCGCAGCAGGAAGGCAGCTCCGCAGCGAGCCCGTACTTCCTGGACGAGGAGGCGCTCTTTGAGACGCCACAATTCCTGCGCAGCATGGCTGCCGGGATGATGATGAGCCCCCCCAGGCTCAGCCCCAACTCGTCCGACCACTCGCCGGACCCGTCAGAGGCCGGGGAGAGCCTCTGGAGCTACCGTGATCCGTAG
- the LOC133924799 gene encoding dehydration-responsive element-binding protein 1E-like — protein sequence MDWACSGSGYYSSGTQSPPAGGNEDEDAYMTVSSVPPKRRAGRTKFKETRHPVYKGVRSRNPGRWVCEVREPHGRQRIWLGTFETAEMAARAHDVAALALRSRAACLNFADSLRRLRAPPLGAWHDEIRLAAVEAAKLFRPQPGQHNAAAETGVIAAPGAQGSAELGAHFPYYPVEDGLEFEMQGYLDMAQGMLIDPPLPTAAPSAWMEDEYDCEVSLWSYTDRAFLDSAGFGAKDAMYGLC from the coding sequence ATGGACTGGGCTTGCTCCGGCAGTGGCTACTACTCCTCGGGAACGCAGTCTCCTCCGGCGGGCGGCAACGAGGACGAGGACGCGTACATGACTGTCTCGTCGGTGCCGCCGAAGAGGCGCGCGGGGAGGACCAAGTTCAAGGAGACGAGGCACCCGGTGTACAAGGGCGTGCGCAGCAGGAACCCCGGGAGGTGGGTCTGCGAGGTCCGGGAACCCCACGGCAGGCAGAGGATCTGGCTTGGCACCTTCGAGACCGCCGAGATGGCGGCGCGCGCGCACGACGTCGCCGCGCTAGCGCTGCGCAGCCGCGCGGCGTGCCTCAACTTCGCCGACTCGCTGCGAAGGCTCCGCGCGCCGCCGCTGGGGGCCTGGCACGACGAGATACGCCTTGCCGCGGTGGAGGCCGCCAAGCTGTTCCGTCCGCAGCCCGGGCAGCACAATGCAGCTGCCGAGACGGGGGTGATCGCGGCTCCCGGCGCCCAGGGGAGCGCGGAGCTGGGTGCCCACTTCCCTTACTACCCGGTGGAGGATGGGCTGGAGTTCGAAATGCAGGGGTACCTTGACATGGCGCAGGGGATGCTCATCGATCCGCCACTGCCGACTGCGGCGCCGTCAGCGTGGATGGAGGACGAGTACGACTGCGAGGTCAGTCTTTGGAGCTATACTGATCGTGCGTTCTTGGACTCGGCTGGCTTTGGCGCGAAGGACGCAATGTACGGCTTATGTTAA